A window of Costertonia aggregata contains these coding sequences:
- a CDS encoding peptidylprolyl isomerase has protein sequence MAILENIRKRTTVLILIIGLALFAFVISGIFSSQDFAGGKVGSSVAEINGDEISIDDFRRKVETASRRFGPNASNMQVVNNVWDQEVRSTVLGQQFEDLGIDIEQDQIINFIKQNPGYSQNPQFQNENGVFDENKFRQFLNDLKTNAPAQYELWLQDEANIIQSAKEQTYFNLIKAGVGATLKEGELEYKLANDKVDIKYVRVPYTAIPDSSITVTKAEIADYIKAHKNDFEQEASRDIRFVYFEEKPSAEDETAVKESIVKLMNPTIEYNESKGANDTIVGFKNTTDVAAFLDRNSDIKFDTIYKAKKALPAKFADTLMNLRVGETFGPYRDGDYFKISRMMGRKANGSVKASHILISYEGAERANPQVKRTKEEAEEKANELLKEAKKTDAVFTTLARENSDGPSASKGGDLGYFQEGVMTPKFNDFAFGNEEGHVGLVETEFGYHIVKVDDKEDIVQIATLARELEASEATTNALFTDATQFESKVKENSGQFAEIAKENEYVVRPVNKIKAMDENLPGLGAQRAVVQWAFNEDTKVGDIKRFNINNGYAIVQLTATYAKGVMSVEDASASVLPKIRKERKAEQIISANTGKSIEAYAKDNNVSLSNASALTVKSPTIPGAGREPAVVGTAFAMQEGATSKLIEGETGVFMVTVTKKEEAIKLDNYSTYANTLRSSGAARVNSAVYNALKEAAEIEDNRATFY, from the coding sequence TTGCGGGAGGTAAAGTAGGTTCTTCCGTAGCCGAAATCAATGGTGACGAGATTTCCATAGATGATTTTAGGAGAAAAGTAGAGACGGCCTCTAGAAGGTTTGGACCTAATGCATCCAACATGCAGGTGGTAAACAATGTATGGGATCAAGAAGTACGCAGCACGGTACTTGGGCAGCAATTTGAAGATTTGGGTATCGATATAGAACAGGACCAGATTATAAATTTCATCAAACAAAATCCGGGTTATAGTCAAAATCCACAATTTCAAAATGAAAATGGTGTTTTTGATGAGAATAAGTTCCGTCAGTTTTTGAACGATTTAAAAACAAATGCCCCTGCTCAATATGAGTTATGGTTACAAGATGAGGCCAATATCATTCAAAGTGCCAAAGAGCAAACCTATTTTAATTTGATAAAGGCTGGTGTCGGTGCTACTTTAAAAGAAGGGGAGCTTGAGTATAAGTTAGCCAATGATAAAGTGGATATCAAGTATGTCAGAGTGCCTTACACCGCTATCCCCGACAGTTCAATTACGGTCACCAAAGCTGAAATAGCCGATTATATCAAAGCGCACAAAAATGATTTTGAACAAGAAGCTTCACGCGACATACGTTTTGTGTATTTTGAAGAAAAACCATCGGCTGAAGATGAGACGGCCGTTAAAGAATCCATCGTAAAATTAATGAATCCAACAATAGAGTATAATGAGTCCAAAGGTGCCAACGATACTATCGTAGGGTTTAAGAATACGACCGATGTTGCCGCTTTCTTGGATAGAAACTCCGATATTAAGTTTGATACCATATACAAAGCAAAAAAAGCGTTGCCAGCTAAATTTGCCGATACCCTAATGAACCTCCGAGTTGGCGAGACTTTTGGTCCGTATAGGGATGGCGATTACTTCAAAATTTCAAGAATGATGGGCAGAAAGGCAAATGGTTCGGTAAAGGCCAGTCACATCCTCATTTCCTACGAAGGAGCCGAAAGGGCGAATCCCCAAGTAAAAAGAACCAAGGAAGAGGCTGAGGAAAAAGCCAACGAACTTCTAAAGGAAGCTAAAAAGACCGATGCCGTCTTCACTACTTTGGCCAGGGAGAATTCAGATGGTCCATCAGCTTCCAAAGGAGGTGATTTGGGCTATTTTCAAGAAGGTGTAATGACACCCAAATTCAATGATTTTGCATTTGGCAACGAGGAAGGCCATGTTGGTTTGGTTGAAACAGAATTTGGATATCATATCGTCAAGGTCGACGATAAGGAAGATATTGTTCAGATAGCTACATTGGCCAGGGAATTGGAAGCCTCTGAGGCTACCACCAACGCACTGTTTACCGATGCCACCCAATTTGAGTCCAAGGTAAAGGAAAACTCTGGCCAGTTTGCCGAAATCGCAAAAGAAAATGAATATGTTGTGCGCCCGGTAAACAAAATAAAGGCAATGGATGAAAATCTTCCCGGGTTGGGGGCACAGCGTGCAGTAGTACAATGGGCCTTTAACGAGGATACCAAGGTAGGGGATATAAAACGATTCAATATAAATAACGGTTATGCCATCGTGCAGCTTACCGCTACATATGCCAAGGGAGTTATGTCGGTAGAAGACGCTTCCGCCAGCGTACTTCCCAAAATACGAAAGGAAAGAAAGGCCGAGCAGATTATTAGTGCGAATACAGGAAAAAGTATAGAAGCATACGCCAAAGACAATAATGTATCTCTCTCCAATGCTTCTGCGTTGACAGTAAAATCGCCAACAATTCCCGGAGCTGGTAGGGAACCTGCCGTTGTGGGAACTGCTTTCGCTATGCAGGAAGGGGCGACTTCTAAACTTATTGAGGGCGAGACAGGCGTATTTATGGTAACGGTAACGAAAAAGGAAGAAGCGATTAAACTGGATAATTACAGTACGTATGCCAATACATTACGTTCATCTGGCGCGGCAAGAGTGAATTCTGCCGTGTATAATGCTTTGAAAGAAGCTGCCGAAATTGAAGATAATAGGGCAACTTTCTATTAA